The nucleotide window GGTCGCCATCGCGGCCGTCGCGAAGGGCGAGGTTTCCCTGTTCGTCTTCGGCCTGCTGTTGTCGATTCCCCTTATCGTGGCCGGCGCTTCTCTCATCACCACGCTGCTAAAGCGCTTCCCCATCGTGATCTGGGCGGGTGCCGCGCTACTCGGATGGATCGCCGGTGAGATGATCGTCACCGACCCCTATATCGCCGAGCATGTAGCCTCCGTGCCCCACGTGCATAATGCCGCCGCCGCCATCTGCGCGGTGCTGGTCGTTGCCGTGGCGTTTGTCTGGAAGCGGGCGACGGCATCACCAGCCTCGGTCGCCGATCACGGCCGGAGCTGAGACCTCGAAGGTATCGAAACGAGGCCCCATTTCAGGACCTCCTTCCGTCAATCGGAGAGTGGCCGGCTCAGGGGCTTACCGGGCTGCCTCGAGATATTTCAGGTCGAGGGCGGCCAGGGACATGAGCGGGGCTGGCATCACCACGCCGTCGCGGCGGATCTGCCGTGCTACGCGCTGACACCCGGCAATGTCGTTGGCGCCGGCGACAGCGTCACCCTGCTCGACCGAGGCAGCGCTCGGTGCCTTCGGCGGAGGTGCGGCGGGCGTTGCAGGGGCCGCAGCTGCGGCCGGAGCCTGAGCCTGAGCCGAAGCTCCCGACGGTGCGGCGGCATTCTGGCTCGCCCCTTGGGGACCGGCCGCTCCGGGACCGGTGGATGCGGTGGGACCACTCAAGCCGGAATTCTTTTGCGTGTCGCTCGCCCCCGAAGGCTTCTGCGAATCTGCGCCGGGTGCCGTCACGGCCGTGCTCGCCTGGGCAGGCGTTGGGCTGGCGGATGTCGGCGGAGCCGGCGGGTGCAGGAAAGCGACGAGTTCCTTGCAGATATTGGCCGGCTTGCCGGATTCCGCCGAAGCGATCGCCGGCAGCAGCACCATCGTCGCCGTGGCGGCTCCGATTACGAGCCCTCTGATACCCAAACCTGTCATGTGATGGCCCTCCCTAGGCCAAGCTCTTGCAGCCATTGCGGCGCGATTTCCGAGAGAAGGTGCGCCAAGGCCGAAGCCTGTCAAGGGTCGCGATCCACTGCCAGCGCTCACTTCACTCCGGCATTCGGGAAGAAAAGCTGCTCTCCGCCGATCTTATAAGATGCGATGGCAGCCTGACCCGGGGCCGACACGAGCCAGTCGATGAAGGCCAGCCCTGCCTTCGCCTTCACGTGCGGATGCTTCTCGGGGTTCACCAGCATCACGCCGTACTGGTTGAACAGGCGCTTGTCGCCCTCCACCAGAATCTTGAGCTCTCCCCGGTTCTTGAACGACAGCCAGGTGCCACGGTCGCTCAGCACATAGGCGTTGGTGGCGGAAGCGGTGTTAAGGGCCGGCCCCATCCCCTGGCCGATCTCCTTGTACCAATCGCCCCGTACCGTGCCGAGGTCGAGGCCGGCCTCCTTCCAGTAGCGCAACTCGGCGCTGTGCGTGCCCGAGCGATCGCCGCGCGAGACGAAGGGAGCCTTGGCGGACGCGATCTTGGCCAGAGCCTCGACGACGCTGTTGCCGGCTGCACCGGCCGGATCGTCCTTCGGGCCGACCACGACGAAGTCGTTGTACATCACCGGGTAGCGCTTCGCGCTCCAGCCCTCACCGACGAACTTCTCCTCCGCGACGGTATCGTGGACCAGGACGACGTCGGCATCGCCGCGCCGCGCCGCGTCGAGGGCCTGCCCGGTACCGAGAGCCACCACCTTCACGCCGATGCCGCTGGCCTGCGTGAATTTCGGCAGCAGATCCTTGAACAGGCCTGACTGCTCCGTCGAGGTGGTGGATGCGACCGTGATGGTCTCACCCGGTTCGGCAAGGGCCGGCGCGGTCGAGAGGCCGAATGATCCGACCACGACGAGGAGGCCGAGGCTCAGGAGCGAGCGGCGAAGGAGGTCCATGGCATTTCTCCGGCGAGATAGGCCCGCGCTTCCGGCGAGCGGGGCGATAAGAGGATGTGCCGTACGGCCCCATGTTCGATGGCGAGACCGCCGGCGAGGACCACGACATCTTCGGCAAGGCGCATGACCTGACCGAGATTGTGCGAGACGAGGATGACCTTCGTTCCGGCCCGCGCCATCGACACAACGAGGTCTTCGATGGCGTGAGCGGAGGCCGGATCGAGATTCGCGGTTGGCTCGTCGAGGAGGAGCAGATCCGGCTTTCTCGCCCAGGCTCGCGCCAGCGCGAGCCGCTGCTGTTCGCCGCCCGACAGACGGGTCGCCGGAGCGCCGGCCCTGTCGGCGAGACCGACATGGTGGAGGGCAGCGCGCACCCGGTCGCGCCGGTCGCTGGCATCGAGGCCGAGCGGTGCCAGGGCCAGCGACACATTGGCGGCGGTGCTAGCACGGACGAGCCCGGGACGTTGGAACACGAAGGCGGTGCTCGGACGAAGTCCGGACGATGCGCCTATGCGGATCGTCCCGCTCGTCGGCTCCAGCAATCCGTCGATGAGACGCAGGAGCACGCTCTTTCCGGCGCCGTTCGCCCCGATGATCGCCGTGATGCCGGACGACGTCACCGTCATATCGACGCCTCTCAGGATCGGGATGTCGCCGACCTGGTAGAACAGCCCTTCAATCGCGATGGCGAGCGCAGCGCTCATCCGTAGGCACGCATCGCGTAGGAACGCAGGAGCGAGGCGACGGCGCTGACGACGATGACGACAGCGATAAGGACGAGGCCGAGAGCCAGGGCGAGCGGAAGGTCGCCCTTCTGCGTCTCGAGCGAGATCGCCGTGGTCATGGTGCGGGTATGCCCGTCGATATTCCCCCCGACGACGAGGACGGCGCCGATCTCCGAGATGGCGCGGCCGAAAGCGGCGAGGATCGCTGTGACCAGCGAGAAGCGCGTATCGAAGATCAGGACCGCGGCGCGCCGTGCCCGGCCGAGGCCGAGGGAGCGAAGCTGCTCGCCGAGATGGTCGTCGGCATCGGCGACGATCTGGCGCGTGAGCGCGGCGATCAGCGGAACGACCAGAATAGTCTGTGCCACAATCATCGCACTCGGCGTGAACAGGAGGCCGAGACCGCCGAGCGGACCGGAGCGAGACAGCAACAGGTAGAGGACGAGGCCGATGACCACCGGCGGTAATCCCATCGCCGCGTTGAGAAGGCCGACCACCACCCGTCGCCCACTGAACGCCGACACGGCGACGAGGGCTCCGAGGGGCACGCCGAAGAGGCTCCCGAGCCCGACGGCCGAGAGGCTCACTCTCAACGACAGGCCAGCGATGGCGATCACCTCCGGATCCAGCGTGGCGATCCGCGAGAGCATGTCCTGAAGAGTTTGCAGCATGGCTCCGGTGCTGTGCGCGCGCGCTCCCTCATGCTATCTCCGCGACTGCCAGTTCAATAGGAAACCGGTTGCCTATGAAGGTCGACCTCGCATTGGGCGGCACCATCCGTGTCGGGGAGCGAGAGATCGCATTCGGGCCGACCCTGGCCCTTCTCGACGCCGTCGCCGCCGAGGGCTCGCTGCGGGGGGCGGCAGGGCGACTGAGCTTATCCTACCGCTCCACCTGGGGGCGCTTCTCCGCCCTGGAAGAGACGCTCGGGCGATCCATCATCCGCAAAACAAAAGGACACGGCACCGTCCTGACGTCCTATGGCACGGCTTTTCACCAAACGCTCGGCATGGCATCACGGGCGTGCGACGGCGTCATCGGGCGGGAAGAGCGGTCTCTGGAAGCGGCTCTGTCCGCGTTGACGGGTATGGCGACTGTCCCGTTGAGATTGGCGATCAGTCACGATTCCGTCCTCCTCGAAGCCCTGAGCGAGATCGGCGGCGTCGGGATGTCGATCGCGGGAAGCATGAATGCCCTCGCACAATTGGCAAACGGCCAAGTCGACGGGGCAGGATTCCATTTCGGCGCGTCCATTCCAGCGCCTGGTTCGGCCTTCGCCGACGTCCTTGCCGATCCGGCTCTGCTCACGCGCCCGGTCCTGCGCCGCGAGCAGGGTTTGATGATCGCAAAAGACAATCCATTCGCCATCGCCGGCATTGCGGACCTCGCCTCTAGCGGCATCCGCTTCGTCAACCGGCAGCAGGGAGCAGGCACGCGAATCTGGTTCGACCGGTTATGCGACGAAGCCGGCGTCAGCGGTGGCGACATCCACGGCTATGAGACCGAAGAATTCACCCATCAGGCCGTCGCCGCTCTGATCGCGTCAGGCGCCGCCGATGTCGGGATGGGAACACGCGCGATCGCGGAGCGCTTCGGCCTCCACTACGTGCCGCTCGGTGAGGAAACCTACTTCCTCGCGGTTCGCGCCTCCATCGGGGCGGAACGGCTGGAGGCCATCACAACTGCCATTCGCAGACGGGCGAAGTCGACGCCCGGCTATTCGTAGGACCCAAAAAAGCGAACCGAGCAGACCGGCGAAAGCTCCATGATGCCCTCGCCGGAATGCCTAAAATCAGTGAGCCAGGATCTTCGAGAGGAAGGTCTGCGCACGCTCCGAGCGCGGCTTGTCGAAGAAATCGTCCTTGGTGGCGTCTTCGACGATCTCACCGCGATCCATGAAGACGACGCGGTTGGCGACTTTTCGGGCAAAGCCCATCTC belongs to Methylobacterium sp. 77 and includes:
- a CDS encoding substrate-binding domain-containing protein, whose amino-acid sequence is MDLLRRSLLSLGLLVVVGSFGLSTAPALAEPGETITVASTTSTEQSGLFKDLLPKFTQASGIGVKVVALGTGQALDAARRGDADVVLVHDTVAEEKFVGEGWSAKRYPVMYNDFVVVGPKDDPAGAAGNSVVEALAKIASAKAPFVSRGDRSGTHSAELRYWKEAGLDLGTVRGDWYKEIGQGMGPALNTASATNAYVLSDRGTWLSFKNRGELKILVEGDKRLFNQYGVMLVNPEKHPHVKAKAGLAFIDWLVSAPGQAAIASYKIGGEQLFFPNAGVK
- a CDS encoding ATP-binding cassette domain-containing protein → MSAALAIAIEGLFYQVGDIPILRGVDMTVTSSGITAIIGANGAGKSVLLRLIDGLLEPTSGTIRIGASSGLRPSTAFVFQRPGLVRASTAANVSLALAPLGLDASDRRDRVRAALHHVGLADRAGAPATRLSGGEQQRLALARAWARKPDLLLLDEPTANLDPASAHAIEDLVVSMARAGTKVILVSHNLGQVMRLAEDVVVLAGGLAIEHGAVRHILLSPRSPEARAYLAGEMPWTSFAARS
- a CDS encoding ABC transporter permease; this encodes MLQTLQDMLSRIATLDPEVIAIAGLSLRVSLSAVGLGSLFGVPLGALVAVSAFSGRRVVVGLLNAAMGLPPVVIGLVLYLLLSRSGPLGGLGLLFTPSAMIVAQTILVVPLIAALTRQIVADADDHLGEQLRSLGLGRARRAAVLIFDTRFSLVTAILAAFGRAISEIGAVLVVGGNIDGHTRTMTTAISLETQKGDLPLALALGLVLIAVVIVVSAVASLLRSYAMRAYG
- a CDS encoding substrate-binding domain-containing protein, with the protein product MKVDLALGGTIRVGEREIAFGPTLALLDAVAAEGSLRGAAGRLSLSYRSTWGRFSALEETLGRSIIRKTKGHGTVLTSYGTAFHQTLGMASRACDGVIGREERSLEAALSALTGMATVPLRLAISHDSVLLEALSEIGGVGMSIAGSMNALAQLANGQVDGAGFHFGASIPAPGSAFADVLADPALLTRPVLRREQGLMIAKDNPFAIAGIADLASSGIRFVNRQQGAGTRIWFDRLCDEAGVSGGDIHGYETEEFTHQAVAALIASGAADVGMGTRAIAERFGLHYVPLGEETYFLAVRASIGAERLEAITTAIRRRAKSTPGYS